A genome region from Mauremys reevesii isolate NIE-2019 linkage group 12, ASM1616193v1, whole genome shotgun sequence includes the following:
- the NKAPD1 gene encoding uncharacterized protein NKAPD1, which translates to MSRVPLGKVLLRNVIRHTDAHNKIQEESEMWKIRELEKQTQETYRWKQGRMSPNTSSSRMRSDGFDEESQRADWKAKNFVHVPDMTEDDLLRARTWNKKLYECEANMPDRWGHSGYKELYPEEFDTDSDQQEKDEQNAVNGKRKSHPGKQSVPESLKRKRPKKSQKKKRKKRSHKKRKKRKKEKAKASSDSSQESECSEEGTSGTRKGKHKHKHKKTTRKRLAKEPASSSGQESDSSSVSSSEDSEPEEKKEKWSKKKRRKCPVSALERHSEIQEKQSKRKNWKVAADEKSEDSSDED; encoded by the exons ATGTCCCGGGTCCCTTTAGGAAAAGTCCTCTTACGAAATGTCATTCGTCACACTGATGCACACAACAAG ATTCAGGAAGAATCGGAAATGTGGAAAATAAGGGAGCTGGAGAAGCAGACTCAAGAGACTTACCGGTGGAAGCAAGGGAGAATGTCACCCAATACCTCCAG TAGTCGTATGCGCAGTGACGGTTTCGATGAGGAGAGCCAAAGGGCTGATTGGAAGGCAAAGAACTTCGTGCATGTTCCGGACATGACTGAAGACGACCTTCTCCGGGCCCGGACCTGGAATAAGAAGCTCTATGAATGTGAAGCCAACATGCCAGATAG ATGGGGTCACAGTGGCTATAAAGAGTTATATCCAGAGGAATTTGATACTGACAG TGAccagcaagagaaagatgaacaAAACGCTGTCAATGGAAAGAGGAAATCTCACCCAGGAAAACAATCTGTGCCTGAGTCACTCAAAAGGAAGAGGCCAAAGAAATCACAGAAGAAGAAGCGGAAAAAGAGATCACACAAAAAGcgaaagaagaggaaaaaggagaAGGCTAAGGCATCATCAGATTCTTCCCAGGAAAGCGAGTGTTCAGAGGAGGGGACTTCGGGCACCAGGAAAGGGAAACACAAACACAAGCACAAGAAGACCACCAGGAAAAGGCTTGCAAAGGAACCTGCCTCTTCctctgggcaggaaagtgactcttcCAGTGTGAGCAGCTCTGAGGACAGCGAACCtgaggagaaaaaggaaaagtGGTCTaagaaaaaaaggaggaaatgCCCTGTGTCTGCATTAGAAAGGCACAGTGAGATTCAGGAGAAGCAAAGCAAGAGGAAGAACTGGAAAGTGGCAGCTGATGAGAAGTCGGAGGACAGCTCAGATGAGGACTAA